A region of the Candidatus Paceibacterota bacterium genome:
ACCGCCTTGTGAAGAAGGAGGAGCTTTTGGATAAGCGTCAGGGCGATATCGACGCTGATGTAGAGGGTCTTAAGCAGAAAATTGAGGAGGTTCGCGCACTCAAAGAGCGTGCAAACACACTCATCGAGGAGCGCGAAGCGGCACTTGAGAAAACATTGCACCTGAGCCAAACAGAGGCGAAGACTGAGCTCTTTAACCTGCTTGAGAAACAGCACGAGGAGGATATCCTTGTGCGTCTGCAAAAGCTCGAGATCTCCGGCAAGGAACGACTCGACCGAAAAGCGAAGGATATCCTCACCACCTCGATCCATCGTCTCGGCAACTCGGTGATCGACGATATTATGGCGACCTCGATCCAGATCCCGTCTGACGAGGTGAAAGGAAAGATTATCGGTAAGGAAGGGCGCAACATTAAAGCGTTTGAACGTGCGACCGGTGTTGACGTTATCATTGACGATACGCCAAACATGATCACCATCTCATCGTTTGACCCGGTACGCCGCCATATTGCGTGCATTGCCCTTGAAAACCTCATCACCGATGGACGTATCCAACCAGCAAAAATTGAGGAACTCGTCGGTAAAGCAAAAGACGAGGTGAATAAAACGATAAAAGAGAAGGGTGAGCAGGCCGCCTACGAAGCAGGTGTGCACAACCTCGACCCGCGCGTAATCGCGATTCTCGGCCGACTCCACTTCCGCACCAGTTACGGTCAGAATGTGCTCTACCACTCGGTTGAGATGGCACACATCGCCGGTATGCTTGCCGAGGAACTCGGCGCAGACCCGTATGTCGCTCGTGCGGGGGCACTTCTACACGACCTTGGTAAAGCGGTCGACCACGAGGTGCAAGGCACACACGTTGAGATTGGTCGGCGTATTCTCCAGAAATTCGGCGTTGATGAAGCAATCGTTAAAGCAATGCAGGCACACCACGAAGAATACCCGTACGACACACCCGAATCGATCATCGTGCAGGTAGCCGACGCTATCTCAGGCGGACGCCCCGGGGCACGACGCGACAGCGTTGAAAACTACATCCAGCGCCTTGAAGACCTTGAAGCTATTGCAAACGGGTTTCCCGGCGTTGATAAGAGTTACGCAATCCAAGCAGGTCGTGAGATCCGCGTGTTTGTAACACCAGAGAAGGTTTCTGACCTTGAAGCAAAGAAACTCGCGCGAAATATCGCGCTCCAGATTGAGAATGAGCTGAAATACCCCGGCGAGATCAAGGTAAATGTGATCCGCGAGTCTCGCTCGATCGAGATGGCGCGGTAGTGCGACACCCTTGCGCTACCACACCAGGGCGTGTATGTTTGGTTCAGGAGAAGTGTTCCAGGAAGGAGTGTGCGATGTTTTACGCAACTGTTTTTGCGCTCATACCACGCCCCCGATACATGTTTTGGCTCGGATGGCACATCGGTTGGTCATATGCCGGCCTGTATGACTGGCTCAAGAAAAAGACTATCGCCTATTATCGG
Encoded here:
- the rny gene encoding ribonuclease Y, which translates into the protein MSLKVILVLLILAGLFGTAFGYFLRWIISLGKRGSMELEIKQMMLEAREEAKQIVQDAETKAEETKKQLHSESKEKESQLKRTEDRLVKKEELLDKRQGDIDADVEGLKQKIEEVRALKERANTLIEEREAALEKTLHLSQTEAKTELFNLLEKQHEEDILVRLQKLEISGKERLDRKAKDILTTSIHRLGNSVIDDIMATSIQIPSDEVKGKIIGKEGRNIKAFERATGVDVIIDDTPNMITISSFDPVRRHIACIALENLITDGRIQPAKIEELVGKAKDEVNKTIKEKGEQAAYEAGVHNLDPRVIAILGRLHFRTSYGQNVLYHSVEMAHIAGMLAEELGADPYVARAGALLHDLGKAVDHEVQGTHVEIGRRILQKFGVDEAIVKAMQAHHEEYPYDTPESIIVQVADAISGGRPGARRDSVENYIQRLEDLEAIANGFPGVDKSYAIQAGREIRVFVTPEKVSDLEAKKLARNIALQIENELKYPGEIKVNVIRESRSIEMAR